A region from the Cannabis sativa cultivar Pink pepper isolate KNU-18-1 chromosome 9, ASM2916894v1, whole genome shotgun sequence genome encodes:
- the LOC133030812 gene encoding uncharacterized protein LOC133030812 isoform X1: protein MMSMLCRHFLTFLTFKFVWSLIFQMAPRLIIPAPEHFTGRVTYRGTGIFAKIKARFEEFNLNNTAKESRFGSFWNAVPLTFSSVLFHQLMLHKMKVDAQEELRMRFYVGRKEVRFGVLEFALITGLDFSSGPTEEEKAAQVARSGSDRLINKYFNRSDTVKTEALQLQFTNCQNPEDLYKLGLCLFVESVLLGREANALITPHILRYVEDLEFFFRIPWGKHSFARLMHSLQKDMLKQKANYEKKLSSDVQHECKYTAYGFAPAVQYWAYEAILEVGKRYGTNHGIRFPRMLSWTSKGDMGKKDISALFSRRNLEVVKGLLPRTEEEAFVRTISYDGVENLVDDVVDDTEAEAGSQVPETQVPDTQERDTQATGSEPQPSAPSSSGVRGAEYTDLVARLDRIEADTQGLYAAQAELKKAYETSHVELKGGQNVIMEQLRHILAMLNRPPTTASAPEAPADPSTPPPAASPPVEEDEVFPDDYDPYEGAPATPIEAQPLIHVHDTESQGEILSIEAQPAVVKSRKRKRKPPVWFGDYTEMKRRHRPSSTFDPLEPPDEKLLTTFRKWCVGLIPNHRLRDLRSGDYGPGFFWVMLTPKEWLTDDHIDAAMHMLRRRRTDYPLTFPQKGIILSTFVTAMISSAWTSHKGPRKNFKWEDYILDYCTGFHKSQVFERWRGNEFIYFVLHLPTARHWVTVEVDIELWKINVYDCDSNVCHWTALEPIMKVWAELLPSLLLATGEFPHNNQIMALANCEITVLPKMHATRATHDLVPKSATSGDCGVYCIEYVEHLMMQRGLTDVTPDRIAMFRQRWCVDLFYQNVG, encoded by the exons atgatgtcgatgttatgtcgacatttcttaacttttttgacatttaaatttgtttggtctttgatttttcagatggctcccagactcattattccagcacccgagcatttcactggccgcgtcacatataggggcactggaatttttgcaaaaatcaaagctcggtttgaggagttcaaccttaacaacacggcgaaggaaagccgtttcgggagcttctggaatgccgtaccactgacattctcctcggtgttatttcaccagctgatgctccacaaaatgaaagtggatgctcaggaggagttgaggatgaggttttatgttggtcggaaggaggtccgattcggggtgctggagtttgcactcattacgggtttggacttctcctcggggccaacagaagaggagaaggctgcgcaggtcgcgcgctcggggtcagaccgattgatcaacaaatatttcaaccgGTCTGATACTGTGAAGACAGAAGCACTCCAACTTCAGTTCACAAACTGCCAGAAcccggaagacttgtacaagctcggcttgtgcttgtttgtggagtcagtGCTTCTGGGCCGCGAGGCCAACGCGCTGATCACGCCTCACATACTTAGATATGTGGAAgacctcgagttcttcttccggattccttgggggaagcactcattcgccagactcatgcactcgcttcagaaagacatgttgaaacagaaggccaactacgagaagaagctgAGTTCGGATGTTCAGCACGAGTGCAAATACACAGCATATGGCTTCGCACCTGCAGTCCAATATTGGGCGTACGAGGCCATTTTGGAGGTTGGCAAGAGGTATGGCACGAACCACGGGATTCGGTTCCCCAGGATGCTTAGCTGGACGAGCAAAGGCGATATGGGGAAGAAAGACATCAGcgcattattttctagacgg aatctggaagtggtgaaggggctacttccacggacagaggaggaggcatttgtgaggacaatttcttacgatggtgtggagAACCTGGTTGATGATGTTGTGGATGACACAGAGGCTGAGGCAGGTAGTCAGGTACCAGAGACTCAGGTCCCAGACACTCAGGAAAGAGACACTCAG gccactggttcagaacctcagcccagtgcaccatcttcatcaggcgttcggggtgccgagtacactgatttagtggctcggttggataggatcgaggctgacactcagggtctgtatgctgctcaggccgagctgaagaaggcatacgagaccagccatgtagagctgaagggtggtcagaacgtaattatggagcagctcagacacatattggccatgttgaatcgtccgccaacgacagcttcagcaccggaggccccagcagatccatctaccccaccaccagctgcttcacccccagtagaagaggatgaggtcttccccgacgattacgatccttatgagggagctccagcgactccgatcgaggcacaacctcttatccatgtacatgacaccgagtcgcagggtgagattctgtccatagaggcacaacctgcagtggttaagagtcggaagaggaagagaaagcctcctgtatggttcggtgactatacggagatgaagaggagacataggccatcttcgacttttgatcccctggagccaccggatgagaaattgttaaccactttccgaaagtggtgtgttggactcattccgaaccaccgacttcgggatttgagaagtggtgattacggtccaggattcttttgggtaatgctcacaccaaaggaatggcttacagatgac CATATAGATGCAGCAATGCATATGCTGAGGAGGCGACGCACCGACTATCCACTGACATTTCCTCAGAAGGGTATCATTCTCTCCACATTCGTGACCGCCATGATCAGCAGTGCATGGACGAGCCACAAGGGTCCGAGGAAAAACTTTAAATGGGAGGATTATATCCTGGACTACTGCACAGGGTTtcataag tcccaagtctttgagagatggaggggtaacgagtttatttacttcgttctgCACCTTCCCACGGCAAGACACTGGGTCACAGTTGAAGTCGACATAGAgctgtggaaaattaatgtctacGACTGTGATTCCAACGTCTGTCATTGGACCGCCTTGGAACCCATCATGAAGGTTTGGGCAGAACTGCTGCCCTCGCTACTCCTTGCAACCGGGGAATTTCCACATAACAACCAGATCATGGCGTTAGCTAACTGTGAGATCACGGTGCTTCCAAAAATGCACGCGACTCGAGCCACTCACGACTTAGTTCCGAAGTCAGCAACCAG tggtgattgtggcgtgtattgcattgagtatgtggagcatctcatgatgcaGCGTGGATTGACCGATGTGACGCCAGACCGGATAGCCATGTTTCGTCAACGGTGGTGTgtcgatttattttaccaaaatgtcggctga
- the LOC133030812 gene encoding uncharacterized protein LOC133030812 isoform X2, whose amino-acid sequence MAPRLIIPAPEHFTGRVTYRGTGIFAKIKARFEEFNLNNTAKESRFGSFWNAVPLTFSSVLFHQLMLHKMKVDAQEELRMRFYVGRKEVRFGVLEFALITGLDFSSGPTEEEKAAQVARSGSDRLINKYFNRSDTVKTEALQLQFTNCQNPEDLYKLGLCLFVESVLLGREANALITPHILRYVEDLEFFFRIPWGKHSFARLMHSLQKDMLKQKANYEKKLSSDVQHECKYTAYGFAPAVQYWAYEAILEVGKRYGTNHGIRFPRMLSWTSKGDMGKKDISALFSRRNLEVVKGLLPRTEEEAFVRTISYDGVENLVDDVVDDTEAEAGSQVPETQVPDTQERDTQATGSEPQPSAPSSSGVRGAEYTDLVARLDRIEADTQGLYAAQAELKKAYETSHVELKGGQNVIMEQLRHILAMLNRPPTTASAPEAPADPSTPPPAASPPVEEDEVFPDDYDPYEGAPATPIEAQPLIHVHDTESQGEILSIEAQPAVVKSRKRKRKPPVWFGDYTEMKRRHRPSSTFDPLEPPDEKLLTTFRKWCVGLIPNHRLRDLRSGDYGPGFFWVMLTPKEWLTDDHIDAAMHMLRRRRTDYPLTFPQKGIILSTFVTAMISSAWTSHKGPRKNFKWEDYILDYCTGFHKSQVFERWRGNEFIYFVLHLPTARHWVTVEVDIELWKINVYDCDSNVCHWTALEPIMKVWAELLPSLLLATGEFPHNNQIMALANCEITVLPKMHATRATHDLVPKSATSGDCGVYCIEYVEHLMMQRGLTDVTPDRIAMFRQRWCVDLFYQNVG is encoded by the exons atggctcccagactcattattccagcacccgagcatttcactggccgcgtcacatataggggcactggaatttttgcaaaaatcaaagctcggtttgaggagttcaaccttaacaacacggcgaaggaaagccgtttcgggagcttctggaatgccgtaccactgacattctcctcggtgttatttcaccagctgatgctccacaaaatgaaagtggatgctcaggaggagttgaggatgaggttttatgttggtcggaaggaggtccgattcggggtgctggagtttgcactcattacgggtttggacttctcctcggggccaacagaagaggagaaggctgcgcaggtcgcgcgctcggggtcagaccgattgatcaacaaatatttcaaccgGTCTGATACTGTGAAGACAGAAGCACTCCAACTTCAGTTCACAAACTGCCAGAAcccggaagacttgtacaagctcggcttgtgcttgtttgtggagtcagtGCTTCTGGGCCGCGAGGCCAACGCGCTGATCACGCCTCACATACTTAGATATGTGGAAgacctcgagttcttcttccggattccttgggggaagcactcattcgccagactcatgcactcgcttcagaaagacatgttgaaacagaaggccaactacgagaagaagctgAGTTCGGATGTTCAGCACGAGTGCAAATACACAGCATATGGCTTCGCACCTGCAGTCCAATATTGGGCGTACGAGGCCATTTTGGAGGTTGGCAAGAGGTATGGCACGAACCACGGGATTCGGTTCCCCAGGATGCTTAGCTGGACGAGCAAAGGCGATATGGGGAAGAAAGACATCAGcgcattattttctagacgg aatctggaagtggtgaaggggctacttccacggacagaggaggaggcatttgtgaggacaatttcttacgatggtgtggagAACCTGGTTGATGATGTTGTGGATGACACAGAGGCTGAGGCAGGTAGTCAGGTACCAGAGACTCAGGTCCCAGACACTCAGGAAAGAGACACTCAG gccactggttcagaacctcagcccagtgcaccatcttcatcaggcgttcggggtgccgagtacactgatttagtggctcggttggataggatcgaggctgacactcagggtctgtatgctgctcaggccgagctgaagaaggcatacgagaccagccatgtagagctgaagggtggtcagaacgtaattatggagcagctcagacacatattggccatgttgaatcgtccgccaacgacagcttcagcaccggaggccccagcagatccatctaccccaccaccagctgcttcacccccagtagaagaggatgaggtcttccccgacgattacgatccttatgagggagctccagcgactccgatcgaggcacaacctcttatccatgtacatgacaccgagtcgcagggtgagattctgtccatagaggcacaacctgcagtggttaagagtcggaagaggaagagaaagcctcctgtatggttcggtgactatacggagatgaagaggagacataggccatcttcgacttttgatcccctggagccaccggatgagaaattgttaaccactttccgaaagtggtgtgttggactcattccgaaccaccgacttcgggatttgagaagtggtgattacggtccaggattcttttgggtaatgctcacaccaaaggaatggcttacagatgac CATATAGATGCAGCAATGCATATGCTGAGGAGGCGACGCACCGACTATCCACTGACATTTCCTCAGAAGGGTATCATTCTCTCCACATTCGTGACCGCCATGATCAGCAGTGCATGGACGAGCCACAAGGGTCCGAGGAAAAACTTTAAATGGGAGGATTATATCCTGGACTACTGCACAGGGTTtcataag tcccaagtctttgagagatggaggggtaacgagtttatttacttcgttctgCACCTTCCCACGGCAAGACACTGGGTCACAGTTGAAGTCGACATAGAgctgtggaaaattaatgtctacGACTGTGATTCCAACGTCTGTCATTGGACCGCCTTGGAACCCATCATGAAGGTTTGGGCAGAACTGCTGCCCTCGCTACTCCTTGCAACCGGGGAATTTCCACATAACAACCAGATCATGGCGTTAGCTAACTGTGAGATCACGGTGCTTCCAAAAATGCACGCGACTCGAGCCACTCACGACTTAGTTCCGAAGTCAGCAACCAG tggtgattgtggcgtgtattgcattgagtatgtggagcatctcatgatgcaGCGTGGATTGACCGATGTGACGCCAGACCGGATAGCCATGTTTCGTCAACGGTGGTGTgtcgatttattttaccaaaatgtcggctga